The genomic interval AGAACGAAAGCCAAATTGACTCAActcatttatattaataaagttaaaaattatatcaattaaaatcataatgaaACTGAGGCTAATCGTATTCTCACAAttcacaataataaaattacacaacataaaaaataaaaattctaaaataatatattttttgattgATCCAATTGGATTCCATGAAAATGATCCAAAAATCAGAACTTAAATTCGCAAAAACACTCTGGCAGAGCAGAGCCTCTTCCCATAGCAAAATCATCTCTGTGAACCTTCCATAGTGCTGCCATCAACTCCTTTCCCGTAAGACCCTTTGAGGTTAATTCTGCAAAACCTCTTCTGCTCAAAAATAGAGTCTTGTACAAACCTTTGAAAGCTCTCATTGCTGCAACCATCTTGTCCATGTTCCCAAAATATGTAGCTACGTAAGAATCACTGTTAATGGATATATAATAATCCAAAGCAGCTTTTGTATTGCCATGCATGTTTGTGAAGTCTTCCCTACTAAGAAGACTTGACTTAGTAAATATGTTGGCATAGGTTTCTGTCAATCCTTCAATTTCCATCAAACCATCTCCTGCTGCTAGGTATATATTTGTAGTTGGTGGGATGGAAAGAGATTCAAGTACTAAAGCTGTCTCGTTAGGTGTAAGTGGACATTTTCCACGTAGTCTCCAAATGCGAGCTAAGTCTCCAGTCCATGGTTTTCTGTCCACTTGTGCTTCCTCTATGGCTTTCATGGAAGCAGGAGAAAGACCCCTGTACTCGCACTGGCTGTATGCAACCATATCAGGCTCAAAACGAAGATGAAGAGACAAAAAGGGTTTAGGTATTGCATCTAGAAGCTCAGAGGCTTTCCTTTCCAAGGATCTCGAAAGACGCAATGCTTTGTAACAAGCTTGACACAGAGCAGCTTTTGCATACAGAGGGTATCTGCAAGggaaagaacaaaaacaaagaacaatTAAACTTGGTTACAATACTACTatgaaagaacaaaaacaaagaacaatTAAACTTGGTTACAATTCTATAATGGATGTTGAATATAATAATTCTACTTTGTTCAATGAAATATTCACACATATTAAGCAAACCAACCCTTTTgacaaactaataaaaattacatattatgGTTGAAAATCAATGGATGAAGTAGTGCTAAATTGCCAAGAATTTACCAATTGTAACCATTTCATAATAAAGTGAATATCCAAGGTCCTGATATTTTATTAGCAATTAATTTCTGGTTTATAGAACTAAAGACGAGTGAGTGAGGTTGTTGATGGAAGTGAGACACATGATCATACCTGTCCCTTCTTTGGGACATTGCTGGTGTGATTGAAATGTACTTGTGTTCTAACAaagatggaagaacactttcaaCGTAATCAAATTGCCCTTTCCGTTTGCTACAGTCCACATGAACAGGTTCTTTAGATGCAACCTCTGGTGGTAACTCTTTCACAACTTTGACAAAGCCATTCATATGCTGTATGAAGTAGTCTACATCATATACATCGGCAAAACCACTGTAATGGAACCAAGTATTCAGAACGATAACATAGATACGGAGATAAGATAACAAAATTTACTACTCAACCAATGAACACAATTTTGAGTAAAGATTTGCGAGGTATTCCAGAGAAATGGAAAAAGGTAAATTTTGCCTTGTTTCATTCCAATATGACGCCACTTCAAACTTTGGCAAGACGAGAGTTGCATTTAACAAACGTGCAATGCCCACACCATCACAGAACTGCAACCCATGTAGATTTCATCTCAATTTAAGAAAGTAGAAAAAGCATACTGAAGATATTCTAAGGATCTGGAGTAGAAATTCAAAAGATTTTTCTTCAAGTACTCACATCTCTTCGCATCTGATTGAGGCCCCCATAGCAATCCACTCTGATATATCCATTGGTTTCTAGTGGTAGAGCTGCACCATTTcaagaataaacaaaaaaacgAAAGCAATTGTCTGCAATGAAAGCCAATTAAGGTTgattcagaaaataaaaagccAATCTGCAACCCTCACCCACCCTCAACAATGAACCCTTTCCGTTGCAAATCCAACTCCAAATAACATTGAAAAGCCAATTCTATGCCCTAACTTCCAATCAACAAACACAGAAGTAGATCTACTCACTGCAACTTCCGGAATTTCAATTGCTACTGACAGTTCTAGCTATTCCTATACTGAATGCAAAATGAATCCAGTAATCACAAAAGTTCATTcaatatcacaaatttttaaCCTTACAAAGCTGAAATGTAGCAAAAACAAACACCAATTGATTCAAGCAAAAAGTACCTGCTTGATGTCCTTGTAGCCACCAATTGCAAGGTCTCCATTCCACGAGTCTCCGAACATTCCATATATCCACCACCTCCCCACTGCACAACACCAATTCACGGATCAGCAACAATACGCAAAAACGTCACTACCCAAGATACCAAGTCCACAATTGGAGGTGCCCAGTTGCCAATTTCAAAGCTTTATAGCTGATTCAAGGCATAAAAACAGATGGGTGCTGAAATTGGAAACAACTTACCCAGAAATGGGATTTTGGGAGAAAAGGGAACGAGGCGATAGCAGTACGAGAAAGAAGAAGACTGAGAGCGAGACGAGGAGGATGCTGAAGAAAGGTTTTACAGAGAAAACGAACATTTGATTTCACAGAACTGGTGATGACAATGTTTAGATCCCTGCAATCGCACACAACCGTCGAAAAATCGCTTTGCTCTATGCATTATACACTTTGGTTCGTTATACTGCtacttattttaacatttaaaataataaaatagtaaaaggttaattattaatataatatatgtcaataaaaattattacgaGTTTTATTTCTATGCTTGCTATTATAGAACTTTTTatgttatcaaataaaaaaaaatatactaatatgattattataaaattaataactgATATGATAATTTGTAACGTAAAACATGTCGAGGTGTCTTGAAAGCTCTGTCGGTATGTAAAATAACAAGTGTTCAACACAATCAAAATTCTTCATATTATATACTGCAAATAAATCATGTATTTTATTGtgaagataattaaaataagattggcataaaaactaatgaaaatatACTAATGTTAAGTTCATGAAATTgtagattaaaatatataggtgtttagaatatatttagataaattctataagaaaaaaaaatattcatttagaTAAGTGGTGTTTAGAATataactttacaaaatataatttttttttttatttttaactaacgGTTAAAAACAGTTTTACCAACACAATTCATGaaattgtatattaaaatattttttattacaaaagaatTGTTTCCTCGGATTACTAATACCCATAGAAATTCTTCTAAAAATTGCTCATCCttgtaaatttgaaaaataaaattgcatatCTCgagcataaaataatttattgtcagatgtatttttttaatttaatacgGTTTTCATATAAGTGTATTTATACcaagttatttcatttttttaaacaatatccAACATTGGATTGATGAGCctgttttttagaaaatttagttTTCAATACACATCTTAATCTTCCTCTCACATGATTCATGTCCGACATGCTTACTGTGGTTTAGGTgagaaaaagttatatttagaattaattctacaaataaatttaactgtttacagaaaaaattattttacatctgtttttaaaatttttctaaacTCTAATCTctaaatccaaaataataatattgtttactAGTTTATTACATTTCTAATtgcaataaattaatatttatactcTCATAATTATGACATATACAgcaaaaaataaaccaaaatcttgtttaaaaaacattaatattattttcagaagtgtattaaaaaaatggaaagtcCCAACTGAAATACTCaaaaataggattttttttttatggtagaTCGAATCATGTTAGTGTGGCAACCATAGTTCTACCTGATCGCAGTAATGTTACTGCAGAAAAGTGTATATTGAATATTCTTCTAACTGGTTCATATTGATCTAATATTATTGAACCTAGAAGATCAAAACTCTTAATCATATAAGTAGTTATTGTTCAAACTGAACTAGCTAAATGTGCCAATACTTCTTGACAAACTAAACCCAGCAACAGCAAAAAGACCAAAAAAGAACTCTATTtataggaaaaagaaatgaagGAATAGCATAATTCAACACTGTAGGTCAGTCTATATAATATTGAATGCTATGCTTGTCCCTACCTACACAAACCACACCATGGCAGTTCGTTAAGGAATACATGTCTTCTTCACAAGAGACATGTACAACTTATTCTAATTTGTTTGCTCTTCAGCATCTCCATTTTCACCATCTTCAGCAGCCGCTGCAGCCATCAACTCATCGAAGTTTGCAGTCTTTCCCAACAATATTTCAATCTAGAACACGATTTATCACAAGAAGTATTTTAAAGCCATCAATAGGTTGGAAAAGATTCAGAGAAACACATCCTAACTTGAGAAAAAATAGTGTTTTTTATCCTTACCTTGGCCTTCTGGACAGGTCTTCCTCTGGAATCATCTTTTATGTCAACTGTTGATGTCATGATTTCTGCCAAAATATTGCATCAGAATCaagttatatttttcaataactaaaGAGAGACTATGTATGAAAGGGAGTCATTTAGGATATGATATCTCACTCTTTTCAACAGCAAGCCCGTTGTTTTTCAAGATTTCAGCAACAGTAACAACTGTAGCAATAGCTGgacaaaaagtaaataaaaaatatatgagaaaTAGGTTAAATGGAATGACTATACATAAATCAAGTAGTAGACCCATTCTCCTTGGTAATCTTGATTGTGAATATCATTCTGCAATGTCATAGAATAAGTGTATTCTGCTTgaatctaaaattaaaactataaggTGGAGTTCAAATTTGAAAGGCCATTAGAGTAGAATTTCAGACTAGTAGGGTGTTTATACATACAGTCAGGTGTTTATGCTTACAGCAGAAAAATCATGTAACCTTCACCTTATTTGGGATTTCAAATGGAGCAAATGCGTGTGTCCAGCATTACAAGTAAATTTGAAACATGTGTGAACAGTTATAGACCACACTACACTTGAATGCAATAATTCTTTGATCAGAGACATCGTTTGAAACTTGTTTaattaaatgaagaaaacaGATAACATGGCAAACACATCAATAATGTCAAAATTCAGACTTAAATTTCATTCATTCCACTTCATCCAGTATCATATACTTTTCAACTTTCCATACAACCAAAAAAGCTACTACAGTCTCTCCCTCGCATCTATCCAAATCAATTTGATAGAACTGTACATTTAAAGTTGAGAGTGATGAAGGATAAGTAATGCAGCAGAGAGCACTGATAAAGTGCAAGAATGATGATGCATGGCTGCACTTCTGAAAGGCTGGTTGGTTAGGAAGAACAGGTGTGAAAAGCAGACAATGGCCGGCTGACAAGCAAGTTACTGGAAGGAACCATCATGGATAAGATTTTCAGAGAAAAGGGATATTGTTCTAATCCTATAAAATCATTTCACACTGTAAGGATCAACCAAATATTGCTTGGGTGCATTCACAACACTTCTAAGAGAATCTTCCTCCTACTTGGGTGAAGACATTAGGTTCAATCCcaggaaaatgactttttagATGAATACATTATTTACCTTTACAATAACCTAGGAGAGTaaagttcttttctttctctttgagAAATATGCTGCACTCTAATGGGGTGACGGAAAATAAATAGcagaagaaaagtaaataacacAGTATCGACCTATTAAACCTGCCAAAACCTTAAATCATTTGTGAATCTGCCTAAAACAATTTACTTCCAAGGTAAACAACCTTCGTGGAAAACAAACTCCACATGATAAATgtgcaaaaaaacaaaaaaaatcaagaaatgaTACCCATTCCCAGTGCTGAGAGTTCGACCTCATTATGTTGTTGCATGTACctctgaaaacaaaaaaaaataaaaataaaaaacaaaaagaatctGAATCCAACATGAgcacaaaatttaaacaaaatccATAACTGAAAAAATGACGAATATTGAAAGGAAAATAGTACCTTGGCGAGATTAACGTAAAAGAAGAGAGGCTTTTTGGTATTGGAGACCTGAATACGATTCTTCTTGTAAGTTTCGGTGATATTGATGTTGTTCACTCCCTCCGTGATTGCTTCCATTCTTTACTGTGACTGTGAGGCAACTGCTACACAAAACAAAAGTATCAAAAACAACAAACCCTAATCAACCAAATGTTCCCCAAATCTGAATCTATTGCCTTCTTCTGATCTCCTATTACAGGGACAAAGGCCTATAGATATTTTAGATGATGTGGCCCATCATTATTATTGGGCCTTGTTCTGACGTGTCAGTTTAGTTCGCAATTTCTCACgaaaaaattgttttccttcaatttaaattccaaatattaaaatggttcaaaaatgatattttagagaaaattataattgatttataataattaaataaaaatacaatatataatcaaataaccTGATATTTAACTTTGTAGACATGTGAccttataaatttgtatttttatttataaaaaataaaaataaaaaatcaacccATAAAATATAAGccaatgattttctttttcttttacagatttttcttttacagaTTGTATTTGTATTTTGCTATACTACTTTTTCTACACTCCAACAACATGTTCCAAAAAAAGGAACTTCTGACACACAAGAACAATAATTTCGTCTCAAACAATTATGGGCCTTATAATGGGCCCACGTGCACAATTTGGCAAGTGGATAAATTCAGAACTGGAATCTGGTTGTAGAATGGGTCCAAATGATCGATGACAAGGCCCAGATAATTCTCAACCactaaagttgaaaaaaataagttactttttctatattatattaaggtgagaatattaataaaacaataatgtaattatttttacctATAATTTGTAGTTTATTAActaagaaaaattgttaaaatatttgtattatttacaAGCTTCTTTGGTTTTGTCTTTATGAAAATGTGAGAGataatcatatttgacttcttaaacaagttttaacttttattttaatataattatataatattaataattatatatatatatatatatatatatatattatttatttattgatgatGCTTTTATTTTGTATAGAATGTTATAATGTGGATAATAATGTTATCTCAgaagaaatttcaaattataataactataattaaatgttaatgaAACATACAAACCTCGtgctaatttataattttttatgagtttAGAAAAACTAATGGagcaattataatttaataaaaaaaatttaataattttttgacaataaattatGTGTCACTGTTTTATTGGTGTGtatatttaagataaattaatcataaattaactaatatgtaaaaaaagttatcatataaaatttgttaacaaaaattTTATCAGTGTTGATGGAGAAAGGAAACCTACAATTATTGTTGAGAAATGGTTGGTGACATAAAGAGGAAATGTAATCTGGCAGATAAcatgtttgatgaaatgtttaCCATTTACGATGAAAGGAGTGGTGGAGGAAATTCAGAAAAACTAGACAACTATATAAAGAATGTTTAAAGAAACTGCACAATTGTTTTggaattaataaaaagaaaaaattatatatatatatattagataggTTGGTATGATGAGAAAACAGAATCTCTAAAAATCTGGCATGCATGAACCACTTAATTTGTGGTCCCAATTGATTCAGTTAGGTTCATATCAAATAGGATCAATGAATTTggaattaaatatgataaattattatttttaaattatttaatttgtatttgtgATTTTGATcttctgatatatatatatatatatatatatatatatatatatatatatatatatatatatatatatatatatatataaaagagataaTTCAATTAGAAAAGAGATGTCAAAAATTGACTTGACTGgcattttaatataattcacTTCAATACTTATTCAATGATTTTCATTACTCAattcttctaaaatatttaaggaaATTCTCGTTTCTATTGTGCACTTTGTTTAACCATTAACATTGATATTAATTAGGAGagttaaaaacttaattaacataatatattctCATTGTTAAAGAATGACATCAATGTTTTTATCTATGAAGATGGTGATAAACACAATATTTTccaattttgagttaaaattatgaaattgtgATAAGTTAATCGtgttaaaataaacattaaatataaagtgAAACTAATAACtgaagtatttattatttttgaagaagaaaggaataACTTTATAACTTAATAACTACATCAACCTCTAGTGAGAATGTTTAGTTGTTGCTCATTAAaagatctatttttttttttcttttggtaagcttgtttattaaaataaaactaaaaaataaaattataataaaaatattattgcaaaattaaataacaagttAATAAAAGACAACCTAACAAAATGATAACTAGCTAAATAAATGTCATATTACAgataattaactaataaaaatatcaaaagaaattttaatacaaagaCAGTCAATCATATCTTAGGTCATTTAGTGAGTTATTTAAGAACTCGATTGGCTACTAAATAAAACGAACAATCATGAATTAAATCACATTAATATTAACATTCATTATGGTAAAATATGATTACTTGCAATTCAGCCATGgttaaatcattaattaaaagttCCTAAGACTCCTGAGATTTAAGGTAAAGAGATaagtaatttgtatttattaagtcattaattgttttgaattatagTGACTTTTGCAAGAATCCTCTTAGTGGCTTGCATGGTCAACTTGATCCTGCACTTCCACTTTATATTAACATTTGGCTTTTGAACTACACAATATATTATAGATTGATAACATCAACCTCATTGttgaaacatttttaataacttttcattaaataatccattaaactatttttttaatcatagcattcttcatttatatttaatttagtgatTGTCCACTTTTTTGGGTGTTCGAAGTTGTTccaatgtttttaatttttgttcaatttagtctttttctCTTACAACGTCTAAATCGTTAACCTATTTTTTATGATGTGGCTGCCCATGGCAATTAAGGTTTTATGATCCACGATTTGTCTTCCCATGTGAGGATTTTGTGGTTCTTAATGCTTCTATGATTGATCACGATGATGATTCACGAGTTGGGTTTCGCAGTTGTGCGAATTTGTGGTGGTTGAACGAACATGGTGTCTCGTTGTGGTTGATTTTATTTGCGGTGGTCGAGATGTTGGGTTTCATTTCAATTTGTGCTATTTGGCTTTCTGATTTACAGGTTCGAACTCACAATGAGACTTCATGTGAAGGAGGCACAAAATGGTTTGTTAAGATTTCGTCGTGGCTGACAGAGGTTTTTGTTGTGGTTCATGGATGCGTTGTTAGTGGCTTCGCGTTTGGTTTAGGTGGCTAGCCATGGAGGTTCTTGGGGTTTGGTGCATGATTTAGGTTTTCCCGCAAGTTGGTTGTGAGGTTGTAGATTTGTGATTGTGGCTTGCTCGAAGAAGATGTTAGTTGTCTTGCAGTAGTTGTACGGAGAAGAATATGGTGTTGCGTTCTTGCGACAATGTAGTGACGAGAAGAAAGAGTTTGGTGACCGATGATGCGATGACAATTGAATCTAGAATGTTGGAAAGAAGATAAAATGTTACGGTAACTACGTCATTTACTAATGACTCATGTGGACATTAtgctattaattatttaaaaaatgataaaattgaaaaaatatataaaatttgatatcacttaatgttaaaaaaacaaaattgacgaaaataaaaagtaaaatagatattgaacatttttattttgaaatttaccaaattttttttaggtgaaataatatcttaatttttttatccaatATATCTTTTcacatattaagaaaaaaagagaaataaatttagatatttactGAATTATGAACATGGTCTTTTTCACTGACATCAACTACATTAATGTTTTCATGTTAAGATAGAAGAGGTACTATTTTTTCACAGGGACAGCTCAAGCATAATGGATGACACATTTTAAAGTCtgattaatatcaatttaacttttatgtcaattcaaaactatattaaaggataccaaattattttgttgataCATCATAACGTGAAGAGTATAAATtgtttgagataaaaaaaaaaaattcttccttctttttaataaatactttttttataataaaaatacttaaaaaaaacgAACTGTGCGTGCTAGCTCACGTGTCATGACCGGTAACATCCTAGTCAGCATCGAGTGGTTGATATAATCGACAAAATACGTATCTGACACGTACAAGGAAAACGGACACGTGGCACTCAAAGGTGCTTCTGTGCTTCTATATAGAGCAGCAGCAGTTTTGCCACTTCCGTCACAGTCTCTCCACCATCAAAGTCTTTCCTTTTTctggtttttcattttctgctCGTTGAAAATAGTTTTACGGTTGACAATGAAGGACAACGGTGTTGAAAACCCTCTTCGGCTTCAGTCTGTGAATCATATCTCGCTCATATGCAGATCAGTGGAAGAATCAATGGATTTCTACCAGAACGTTCTCGGATTTTCCCCAATCAGGAGGCCTGgttcttttgattttgatggGGCATGGTAATTACTTTCACACACATCATCATCGTCAGCAGAAACCATTAAGATCAAGATCCAATTTTTAAGTTAAACAGACAGTCAATTAAGTaaacataaacatgtttttccccaaatacatatatttgttgttttcttatCCCAGGTAGGGTTTTCATTTTCTGGGTGTTTAACTTGCAGGCTATTCGGCTACGGTATCGGAATTCATCTGCTAGAAGCAGAGAACCCAGAAAAGTTGCCAAAGAAGAAGGAAATTAACCCAAAGGATAATCATATATCTTTTCAGGTCAGAACAATTTGGTGAAAAGTTGAAAATCAATTTCACATCAAGTTGGACATGTTGCTTGGATGATCAGAATTCAGGAATACATCGAAGTGGcttattaattaatgttttcttttcttaaagagaacaaaagaaacatgcataaacaaacacaaagaTCAAACAAAAGATAGACGAAATCAAGACTTATTCAGATTTACACATTATCACTTTTTGCTTTGTATTTGCCTACACTTCTGTTATCTGACACAAACGCACTCAAACTTTAGTGATATGCAGCTATCATTAACTGGGAGTTTTCTTGATATACCTGTGAGATAATTGAGCTGTCATGTTTTTGCGTGCAATATTGTTTTTGGATTTGTCCTTATCTACACTTCTGAGTTTTGTATATCTCACTTTGGCAAGAGTAAGGACAAAcgcaaacacacacaaacaaacttATCATACGTATATACACACTTTGAAGTTACTTGTACGCGAGTTATAGTGTGGTGTGGCTGAGGTGGCAggaaatttataatatgattgATTTGTGGTTGATCAGTGTGAGAGCATGGGAGCTGTGGAGAAGAAGCTGAAGGAGATGGAAATTGCTTATGTGAGAGCAACAGTGGAGGAAGGAGGTATTCAAGTGGACCAGCTATTTTTCCACGACCCTGATGGATTCATGATCGAGATATGCAACTGTGATAGTCTTCCTGTGATTCCCTTGGTTGGTGAAGTGGCAAGATCATGTTCCCTTGTGAATCTTGAGAAAATGCAGAATCAGCAGCAGATACAAAACATGCTTCAGAAACTCTGATGATGAATCTTGAAGAGTTTCTTTTGAGAAAATGCAGAATCAGCAGCAGATACAAAGCATGCTTCATCCTTAGGTGAATCTTGAAGAGTATATCTACACGGATCACAAGGAATAGTTAAGTTAACTTGTTAATTTATCATGATGTTGTCTCTTTTGTTCAGTTTCCATTGTGATATGATCATGAATATCACAATGTTCATGAGTGGAGTTTGCCTTGCTGTTCTTATGCTTTAAAATAATAGTACTTGATTTGGTAACTTTGTGAGCAAGTGATCCACGTTCACATCATAGCAAATGGGATGATTACATGTCATTTAATTATGGATAATTCTTCCAAATggacattaattaattaagtattcACCACTTTCGTGCATGCTCACCTCTTTATctctttaatttgatttaatttaaatattaaatatgtaaattagttttatttatttatttaaggtgTGGTTGTATATTGATTCATTGGGTcgattcttatttatttatcgaAAGTTTtacctaaaaagaaaaattaatgaagtgaatagaaagaaagtgaaagactttttaagaaaaaaaagaagaaatgttgGAAATTAGGTAACCCTAATAATGAGCATCTTTTGTTGCGTTTCCGCATAAAGGATTTGGTGGTCCATTCTCATTCCTTCACTCTCATCTGCCATTGGTGGTGAAGATTTTGGGACCAACTCTCTcgaaaaatattaagaattcctttttaatatttttttttataatagaacttatgttactattttattgatttttttaaatttattttaaaaaatatttgaaacaaactaATCATAAATTCCTAGATAtacgttgtaaaaaaattatcgaataaaaattattaaagagtCTTTTTCCAAACAATCATGTtctatcattattttcattCGTACAATTCTAGGTTCCTTCATTGGACTGTCTATCACCTTTTATTCCCATTCTACAAATTCTGAATcgtcaatttttaatttttgatggCTCTTTCACCATGCAcatctaataattttatcttgcatttttttttctgaaaatagtTTTAggaattgaaacttttttattaatttttagaattaagtgaatcattttattttttttttcatattttgaaatttaataaaatatttttcatttatttttgaaaaaaaaaattttatcaaattttaaattctgataaagaaaaaaaattcttcatcaaattttaaaactcattgaaattttagtattttaacgTCGATTCgatttgaaatttgataaattttatttttcaaatttgatgaagaaaaaatatattatcaatttttaaaattgatgaaattttggaaaatctttcattaaatttcaaa from Vigna radiata var. radiata cultivar VC1973A chromosome 9, Vradiata_ver6, whole genome shotgun sequence carries:
- the LOC106773535 gene encoding uncharacterized protein LOC106773535, with product MKDNGVENPLRLQSVNHISLICRSVEESMDFYQNVLGFSPIRRPGSFDFDGAWLFGYGIGIHLLEAENPEKLPKKKEINPKDNHISFQCESMGAVEKKLKEMEIAYVRATVEEGGIQVDQLFFHDPDGFMIEICNCDSLPVIPLVGEVARSCSLVNLEKMQNQQQIQNMLQKL
- the LOC106773564 gene encoding uncharacterized protein At1g04910 isoform X2 — its product is MRRDFCDGVGIARLLNATLVLPKFEVASYWNETSGFADVYDVDYFIQHMNGFVKVVKELPPEVASKEPVHVDCSKRKGQFDYVESVLPSLLEHKYISITPAMSQRRDRYPLYAKAALCQACYKALRLSRSLERKASELLDAIPKPFLSLHLRFEPDMVAYSQCEYRGLSPASMKAIEEAQVDRKPWTGDLARIWRLRGKCPLTPNETALVLESLSIPPTTNIYLAAGDGLMEIEGLTETYANIFTKSSLLSREDFTNMHGNTKAALDYYISINSDSYVATYFGNMDKMVAAMRAFKGLYKTLFLSRRGFAELTSKGLTGKELMAALWKVHRDDFAMGRGSALPECFCEFKF
- the LOC106773564 gene encoding uncharacterized protein At1g04910 isoform X1, coding for MFVFSVKPFFSILLVSLSVFFFLVLLSPRSLFSQNPISGGEVVDIWNVRRLVEWRPCNWWLQGHQAALPLETNGYIRVDCYGGLNQMRRDFCDGVGIARLLNATLVLPKFEVASYWNETSGFADVYDVDYFIQHMNGFVKVVKELPPEVASKEPVHVDCSKRKGQFDYVESVLPSLLEHKYISITPAMSQRRDRYPLYAKAALCQACYKALRLSRSLERKASELLDAIPKPFLSLHLRFEPDMVAYSQCEYRGLSPASMKAIEEAQVDRKPWTGDLARIWRLRGKCPLTPNETALVLESLSIPPTTNIYLAAGDGLMEIEGLTETYANIFTKSSLLSREDFTNMHGNTKAALDYYISINSDSYVATYFGNMDKMVAAMRAFKGLYKTLFLSRRGFAELTSKGLTGKELMAALWKVHRDDFAMGRGSALPECFCEFKF
- the LOC106773534 gene encoding uncharacterized protein At2g34160 produces the protein MEAITEGVNNINITETYKKNRIQVSNTKKPLFFYVNLAKRYMQQHNEVELSALGMAIATVVTVAEILKNNGLAVEKKIMTSTVDIKDDSRGRPVQKAKIEILLGKTANFDELMAAAAAEDGENGDAEEQTN